The genomic interval GCTGGCAGCGAACCCGCCGAACCGTTTCCGACGCCGCCCCGGCGGTTCGGCGACCGCGAGGACCGGACGCTCCGACTGGGAGTATCCCACGACAGCGCCGCGCTGTCGGCGATGTACGACGACTTCGGCGTGGCCGACCGCGCGCAGGGGATTCCGCCCGCCGACCCCGACCGGCGGCGTCGCTGGCTCGACCGCATCGCTCAGGGAATCGAGGTCGTCGCCTGGCACGGCGACGACGCCGTGGGCCACGGCGTCCTGCTCGCGGGCGGCCCCGGCCACGAACTCGCGCTGTTCGTCCATCCCGAGTACCGCGGGGCGGGTGTGGGGACCGCCCTCGCCCGGACGCTGCTCGGCCGCGGTCGGGAGGCGGGCGTCGAGCGCGTCTGGCTGTCGGTCCGGCGCGGGAACCGCGCGGCTGTTCGGCTCTACCGGCGCGTCGGGTTCGCCCCGACCGGCGACGCCGCGGGCGAACTGGAGATGACGCGCCGACTCGGGTGAACCGACGAAGACCCACCGCCTCGGTTGGGGAGCGAACCCCTTTTGAGACCCGGGCGGCAAACGGGTACCGATGAACGCACTCGTCGTCGGGGCGGGCGAGATGGGCCGGTGGTTCGGCCGACTCGCGGCCGCGGAACTCGACGCGGCGGTCGCGTTCGCCGACGCCGACCCCGCGGTCGCGAGCGACGCGGCCGCGTCGCTCGCGACCGCCCGCGCGGTCCCGGTCTCGACCGACGAGCGATTCGACGCGGTCTGCATCGCAGTCCCCATCTCGGCGGCCGAGGAGGCAATCGCGGAACACGCCCCGAAGGCCGAGCGCGCCCTGCTCGACGTGACCGGCGAGATGGCCCGACCCGTGGCCGCGATGGCCGAGGCCGCGCCCGACCGCGAGCGCGTCAGCCTCCACCCCCTCTTCTCGGCGACCAGCGCGCCGGGCAACGTCGCGGTCGTCGCCGACGCGTCGGGGCCGATTACTGCCGCGATTCTGGACGCCCTCCGCGAGCGGGGCAACGCCGTCGTGGAGACGACGCCCGAGGAGCACGACGAGGCGATGGCGACCGTCCAGTCGCGCGCCCACGCCGCCGTCCTCGCGTTCGCGCTGGCGGCCGACGAGGTGCCCGAGGGACTCGCGACCCCCGTCTTCGAGGACCTCTCGGCGCTGGTCGAGCGAGTGACCGGGAACTCGCCCGGCGTGTACGCCGAGATTCAGGAGGCGTTCGGCGGGGCCGACGCGGTCGCCGACGCCGCCGCCAGACTCGCGGCGGCCGATTCGGAGGCGTTCGAGGAACTCTACCGGGAGGCCGGAGAATGACCGACGAGCGACGCGAGCGCATCCGCGAGAACGCGAAGTACCTCCGGAACGTCCGACCCGTCGACCCCGGGGAGGTCGCCGAGTACGTCGAGGGGCGGCCCCACCCCGCGGTCGTTCGCCGAATCCTCCGCGAGGAGGCGTTCTCGCTCGGACTCGTCGAGCGCGAGGACGGCACCTTCGAACCCGTTTCGGAGGAGGCGGTGACCCCGACCTTCCGGGGCGTCGAGTCGTTCCCGACCGAGTACGCCCGGGAACTCGAGGACCTGCTGGTCGAGCGGTTCGGCGCGAACTGGCAGCGCGACGAGTCGGGCGACCGACTCCGCGAGACCATCCGAAAGCTCAAGGAGGACTACTTCCGGAACAACCCGGTCGAGTACGACGGCCTCGCGGCGCTCGGGTACGCGCTCTACCACCTGCCCGACAACTACGCCGTCGTCCAGTACGTCCTCCACGAACTCGCCGAGAAGGGCCTGCTCGGCCGCAAGCTCCGGATTCTGGACGTGGGCGCGGGCGTCGGCGGTCCCGCGCTCGGGGTCCACGACTACCTGCCAGACGAGGCCCTCGTCGAGTACCGCGCGGTCGAACCCAGCGCCGCCGCCGAGGTGTTCGACCGCGTCGTGTCGGCGACCGGCCGGAACTTCCACACGACGCTCGTGCGCGAGACCGCCGAGGGGTTCGACCCCGGGGAGGGCGAAGAGTACGACCTCATCCTGTTCGCCAACGTCCTCAACGAACTCGACGACCCCGAGGCGGTCGTCGGCCGATACCTCGAGTACCTTGCCGACGACGGCGCGCTCGTCGCCATCGAACCCGCCGACCGCGAGACCGCCATCGGCCTCCGGGAGGTCGAGCGCGCACTCGTGGACGACGCCGGGGTCGCGGGCGTCTACTCGCCGACCCTCCGGCTCTGGCCGGGCGAACGCCCGACCGACCGCGGGTGGTCGTTCGAGGTGAAACCCGACTTGGCGGTCCCCCACTTCCAGCGCCGACTCGACGAGGCCGGGGGCGCGACCGGCGAGTTCGTGAACGTCGACGTGCAGTACTCCTACGCCATCCTCCGGACCGACGGCGAGCGCCGGGTCGAGTTCACCGGGGACCCGGAGCGGTCGGCGAAGATGGCCGAGATGGACCGCCACGTCACCCGGCGCATCGACCTCGTGGCGGTGAAGCTCAGCCGGTCGCTCGCTGAGGGCGAGCGCAACCCCGTGTTCAAGGTGAGCGACGGGAGCGAATCGACCGACCACTTCGCGGTGCTGACCACCGAGACCGGGCTGAACCGGGGGCTCCTGGAGGCCGAGTACGGCGACCTGCTCTCGTTCGAGCAGGTGCTGGTCCTCTGGAACGACGACGAGAACGCCTACAACCTCGTCGTGGACGAGGATACGGTGGTCGACCGGATTCCAGCGCCGGTGTAGGGTTCGGAGTTTCGTTCCGGTGAGTCCCGGCGTTTCTCGGATTTCCACAGCTCACGGGACGCGCCGCGCGCTCGGTCGCGGTCGCGGTGCGGGACGCGACCGAGTGCGCACGCGGGGAGGTCCGGGGGCGCGGTTGCGGTGGGGGCGCGGTCGCGGTGCGGTGCGGTCCTCATCGGTACCGGGAGTAGCTAGCGTCACGCGTCTGGACCTCTTCTCGAACACGTCGGAGCTAGCTTCTGCCGTCACCTAGGAGACCGCACCGCACCGCGACCTCAGGCCACGTCCTCCCCAACCGACTGCGTTGCTCGGCGACTCGTTTCACTCGTCGCCTGCGCTACTCGTCCCTCGCGCGTGTCGGCGCGGCCCAACACAGCCGGGCCGCGCCAGCACGCGCCGAGTGGAATGGTCGGATAGTTACGCCCCGGAAGCGAGGGCTTCGAGACACCTTGCCCGAAAGCGAGGGCTTCGAGACACCCTGCCCGGAAGCGACGGCTTCGAGACACCCCGCCGAACGTCCTCGTCACAGCCCCCGGCCACGATTGCCGACTCGGCGGGGTTTTAGCCCGCCCGGCCTCTAGCCCGGGTATGGCCGACACCTTCCGCTCGTTCGAGGGGCTCCGCGGCGCGCTCGCCGACGCGGAG from Halorussus salilacus carries:
- a CDS encoding prephenate dehydrogenase/arogenate dehydrogenase family protein; the protein is MNALVVGAGEMGRWFGRLAAAELDAAVAFADADPAVASDAAASLATARAVPVSTDERFDAVCIAVPISAAEEAIAEHAPKAERALLDVTGEMARPVAAMAEAAPDRERVSLHPLFSATSAPGNVAVVADASGPITAAILDALRERGNAVVETTPEEHDEAMATVQSRAHAAVLAFALAADEVPEGLATPVFEDLSALVERVTGNSPGVYAEIQEAFGGADAVADAAARLAAADSEAFEELYREAGE
- a CDS encoding GNAT family N-acetyltransferase, translating into MSAEADEADSSGDGTEHVPAGSEPAEPFPTPPRRFGDREDRTLRLGVSHDSAALSAMYDDFGVADRAQGIPPADPDRRRRWLDRIAQGIEVVAWHGDDAVGHGVLLAGGPGHELALFVHPEYRGAGVGTALARTLLGRGREAGVERVWLSVRRGNRAAVRLYRRVGFAPTGDAAGELEMTRRLG
- a CDS encoding small ribosomal subunit Rsm22 family protein; this translates as MTDERRERIRENAKYLRNVRPVDPGEVAEYVEGRPHPAVVRRILREEAFSLGLVEREDGTFEPVSEEAVTPTFRGVESFPTEYARELEDLLVERFGANWQRDESGDRLRETIRKLKEDYFRNNPVEYDGLAALGYALYHLPDNYAVVQYVLHELAEKGLLGRKLRILDVGAGVGGPALGVHDYLPDEALVEYRAVEPSAAAEVFDRVVSATGRNFHTTLVRETAEGFDPGEGEEYDLILFANVLNELDDPEAVVGRYLEYLADDGALVAIEPADRETAIGLREVERALVDDAGVAGVYSPTLRLWPGERPTDRGWSFEVKPDLAVPHFQRRLDEAGGATGEFVNVDVQYSYAILRTDGERRVEFTGDPERSAKMAEMDRHVTRRIDLVAVKLSRSLAEGERNPVFKVSDGSESTDHFAVLTTETGLNRGLLEAEYGDLLSFEQVLVLWNDDENAYNLVVDEDTVVDRIPAPV